A region of the Acidobacteriota bacterium genome:
CCAATTGTCCGGGCTGTTGAATCGGCAAGGGCCGCAACAGCAGCGTATTGATCAAACTGAAAATCGCCGTATTCGCCCCCATGCCCAACGCCAGCGACAGCAGCGCCACCAGTGTGAAACCCGGTCTTTTGACCAACATGCGCAGGCCATACCGCAAATCTTGCATCATCTCATCCTCCCATCGTTTCGGTTGCAGCCACAACGCATCAGCCAACGCGCCCGCGCTGTGCCATAGCAACGACAGTTTGTGTTTCGTATCCAGCTTGTCCCATTGGGTAAGCTGTTGTTCGCGCCACTGCAATTCCGCTTCCCACTCCTGCCGCCAATCCGCCCGTAGTCGTTGCGGCACGAGCAGGCCGATGAATTGAACGAGGCGACGTGTCGTAGTCATAGATTCGCTTTTTTCCGAACCGTACATTGACTTCCTTCGGCACGGCTTGCTAGCTTTGCGGTAAAGCGTAAAGGAGTACGACATGCAAACCAGCAAGCTTTCCAGCAAAAGTCAGGTCACGTTGCCCAAAGAAGTTCGCGCGGCGCTCAGGGCCAAGCCGGGTGATGTCATTGCCTACGAGATCGAAGACAACGTGGTTTATCTCAAACGGGTCGAACCCTTCGACGCGGCTTTTCATAAAGCGTTGACCCATACGCTCAACGAATGGGCCAGCGCCGAAGACGAGGAGGCTTTCCGTGACCTCTAAAAAAGCCGCGCCGCCACGACCTGCCGCCCAACGCCAGCCGCCGCCGCTGGCACAATGGGAAGTCGTCATCGTGCCGTTTCCATTCAGCAATCAACCCGGCACGAAACGCCGTCCCGCACTGGTCTTGAGTGAGAGTCGCTTCAACCGACAGGGGCACGTCGTGCTGGCGATGATTACGACCACCGGACATCAGCCGTGGCCGGGCGATGTCACGGTCGGCGATCTCAAGGCTGCGGGGTTAACGGCGCCTTGTCTGGTGCGCTTAAAACTTTTCACGCTCGACCAACGGTTGATTGTCAAAAAGATCGGTCATCTGGCGGCCACCGACCGCCAACAAGTCAGCCGCCAATTGCAAACTTACCTGCCGTGGTAATCCAGCCCCAGCGCGCAGTTGTTCGCCTCCATTCGCCCTCCCGCTCCTGCCGCCAAGCGGCGCACCAATGGCGCGGCACAATAACACCGAGCAGGCGAATCAGCCCGCGCCAGAAACGAACGCGCGTTGTTATTGTCGAAGCAAGCATAGCGTTCATTCGTGCCGCAAAGCGCGCAGCGGGTCAATCTGCGTGGCACGACGCGCCGGGACGTAACACGCCAGTAACGCCACGCCCGCCAACAGCAAGGCGACAAAACCAAAGGTCAACGGGTCGGTCGTGCCTACTTGATACAACATCGCCTGCACCAGGCGGGTCAGTGACACTGCCGCCAGCAAGCCCAAGGCGATGCCAAGAGCGGTGAGTTGCAAGCCTTGTTGGATGACCAGGCTGAGCACGTTTTTTCGCTCCGCGCCCAGGGCCATGCGAATGCCGATCTCGCGCGTGCGGCGGCTGACGGTGTAAGACATCACGCCGTACAAGCCAATGCCAGCCAGCAACAGCGCCGTCAGGCCAAACAGGCTGGTCAGCGTCGAAGCCATGCGGGCCGCCGCAATCGAATCCTTCACTTCGTCATTGAGCGTCGTTGGCGCGATTATTGCCACTTGGGCATTGAGCGCCAGCGCCGCTTTGCGCACGGCGGGCCAGACCGCCAGCGGTTCGAGCTTCGTGCGCACAACCACGCGGGCAAAGGTTCCGCTGGGACGTTGCAGCAGCGGCAAATCGAGATGCGGGAAAGACGCTTCGGTCAACTCGTGCAAGCGGTGATCGCGCGTCACGCCGATGATTTCCAGCCACGCTTGCCCGCGCACGCCCAGGCTGAGCCTTTTGCCCAAGGGGTTTTGGTTTGGGAAATAGGTGCGCGCCAGGGTTTCGTTGACGATGACGACGCCGGGCGCGTTGGCGTTGTCGCGTTC
Encoded here:
- a CDS encoding AbrB/MazE/SpoVT family DNA-binding domain-containing protein is translated as MQTSKLSSKSQVTLPKEVRAALRAKPGDVIAYEIEDNVVYLKRVEPFDAAFHKALTHTLNEWASAEDEEAFRDL
- a CDS encoding type II toxin-antitoxin system PemK/MazF family toxin, with the protein product MAQWEVVIVPFPFSNQPGTKRRPALVLSESRFNRQGHVVLAMITTTGHQPWPGDVTVGDLKAAGLTAPCLVRLKLFTLDQRLIVKKIGHLAATDRQQVSRQLQTYLPW